In Pedobacter sp. WC2423, the following are encoded in one genomic region:
- a CDS encoding SusE domain-containing protein, with translation MKSLFIKSMAYSLFLLLFVSCKKDETKTVASTGTAPVLTSSQNNVVLAVANSAQTATVLNWTAASFGYQAGVSYTVQLDSAGKNFAKPAEVALAQLLTKTFTVLELNDILIQLGFKPDVAGKLEIRIKASIGDAYTPAYSTVTPVVVTPYQVIKLNPVLYVIGAYSNWSGATAVTIASVKDDQQYEGYINLPDASNEFKFTSAPDFNHINYGTLSPGTFIAGSGDNLKVTGAGYYLLKADTKGLTWTATKTVWAVIGDATGSWDNETPMTYDAANKVWTVTKALSAGELKFRANGGYTINFGDNKPADGHLEYGGDNIPVAAAGNYKITLNLSVPGSYTYTISKQ, from the coding sequence ATGAAATCATTATTTATCAAAAGCATGGCTTATAGTTTGTTCCTGCTATTATTTGTATCCTGTAAAAAGGATGAAACTAAAACTGTTGCAAGTACTGGTACTGCACCAGTTTTAACATCTTCACAAAATAACGTGGTCTTAGCAGTGGCCAATTCTGCGCAAACAGCGACAGTATTAAACTGGACTGCTGCTTCATTTGGTTACCAGGCAGGTGTATCTTATACTGTGCAGCTGGATAGTGCGGGGAAAAATTTTGCAAAACCAGCAGAGGTGGCTTTGGCGCAATTACTGACCAAAACATTTACAGTTTTAGAGTTGAATGATATACTTATTCAACTGGGCTTTAAGCCTGATGTGGCCGGTAAACTTGAAATCCGGATTAAAGCGAGTATCGGTGATGCTTATACACCTGCTTATTCTACTGTGACTCCGGTTGTGGTTACGCCATACCAGGTCATTAAGTTAAATCCGGTATTGTATGTGATCGGTGCCTATTCCAACTGGTCTGGCGCAACCGCAGTCACCATCGCTTCTGTTAAAGATGATCAGCAATATGAAGGCTATATCAATTTGCCAGATGCCAGCAATGAATTTAAATTTACTTCTGCTCCTGATTTTAACCATATCAATTACGGTACTTTAAGCCCTGGTACATTTATCGCCGGATCTGGCGATAATCTTAAAGTTACAGGTGCTGGTTATTATTTGCTGAAAGCGGATACAAAAGGATTAACCTGGACAGCTACTAAAACCGTCTGGGCAGTTATTGGCGATGCAACCGGATCATGGGATAATGAAACCCCGATGACGTATGATGCTGCAAATAAAGTATGGACAGTAACAAAAGCTTTATCAGCTGGTGAGTTAAAGTTCAGGGCAAATGGCGGATACACAATTAATTTCGGTGATAATAAACCCGCTGATGGTCATTTAGAATACGGAGGTGATAACATTCCTGTAGCTGCTGCAGGCAATTACAAGATTACTTTGAACTTGAGTGTGCCGGGTAGTTATACGTACACAATTAGTAAACAATAA
- a CDS encoding MFS transporter — translation MEQNKAVASKPRLSNAQIFNMSAGFFGIQFGFALQNGNASRILQTFGADVEHLSLFWLAAPLTGMIVQPIIGYYSDKTWNRFGRRRPYFLIGAILTAIALILMPNSGTMAGFLPPIIIGAGMLMIMDASINVAMEPFRALVADKLPESQRSFGFSMQTFLIGTGAISGSWLPYIFSEYLGASKVAAAGQVPHNVIYSFYAGAAILILTILWTVLTTKEYPPEEMALYHAAEPEVEEQKGLLSILTDFSNMPLTMKQLGLVQFFSWFALFSMWVFTTPAIAQHIYKVLPGDTSSVKFADAGNWVGILFGVYNGVSAIYALILPAIARATSRKMAHAFSLLAGGAGLLSIYFITNPDHLIYAMIGIGLAWGSILSMPYAILSSAIPPRKMGVYMGIFNFFITMPQIVNGIFGGLIVKQFYNGEAIYAIVIAGIFMILGAVSVLYIRGSREK, via the coding sequence ATGGAACAAAATAAAGCCGTTGCCTCCAAACCAAGATTATCTAACGCACAGATATTTAATATGAGTGCTGGGTTTTTCGGAATACAGTTTGGTTTCGCCCTGCAAAATGGAAATGCTTCCAGGATTCTGCAAACTTTTGGTGCAGATGTGGAGCATCTTTCGCTTTTCTGGCTGGCAGCACCTTTAACCGGGATGATTGTGCAGCCAATCATCGGCTATTATAGTGATAAAACCTGGAATCGTTTTGGCAGAAGAAGGCCTTATTTCCTGATCGGAGCCATTTTAACCGCTATCGCATTGATCCTGATGCCTAATTCGGGAACGATGGCTGGTTTCCTTCCGCCTATTATCATCGGGGCAGGAATGCTGATGATCATGGATGCCTCTATCAATGTAGCAATGGAACCTTTCAGAGCATTGGTTGCTGATAAATTACCAGAGAGTCAAAGAAGTTTTGGATTTTCCATGCAGACCTTTTTAATCGGGACAGGGGCCATTTCTGGCTCATGGCTGCCCTATATCTTTTCTGAATATCTGGGTGCTTCGAAAGTTGCAGCTGCGGGACAGGTTCCTCACAATGTGATTTACTCTTTTTATGCGGGAGCTGCGATTTTAATACTGACTATCCTCTGGACAGTTTTGACTACCAAAGAATATCCACCAGAAGAAATGGCTTTATACCATGCTGCGGAGCCGGAAGTGGAAGAGCAAAAGGGATTACTATCTATCCTGACAGATTTTTCTAACATGCCGTTAACGATGAAACAGCTTGGACTGGTTCAGTTTTTCTCGTGGTTTGCCTTATTCTCTATGTGGGTATTTACAACGCCTGCTATTGCGCAACATATTTATAAGGTGCTTCCCGGAGATACTTCTTCGGTGAAATTCGCGGATGCAGGAAACTGGGTTGGTATCCTTTTTGGAGTTTATAACGGGGTTTCTGCTATTTATGCTTTAATTCTGCCGGCAATTGCCAGGGCAACAAGCCGTAAAATGGCACATGCTTTTTCTTTACTGGCAGGAGGGGCAGGTCTGCTTTCTATTTATTTCATTACGAATCCGGATCACCTGATTTATGCTATGATAGGAATTGGTTTGGCCTGGGGAAGTATTCTTTCAATGCCTTATGCCATTTTATCAAGTGCCATACCTCCACGCAAAATGGGCGTTTATATGGGGATATTTAACTTCTTTATCACTATGCCACAGATCGTCAATGGTATTTTCGGTGGACTGATTGTGAAGCAGTTTTACAACGGTGAGGCGATTTATGCGATTGTAATCGCAGGAATATTCATGATCCTGGGTGCGGTTTCCGTCTTATATATCCGCGGAAGCAGGGAAAAGTAA
- a CDS encoding RagB/SusD family nutrient uptake outer membrane protein: MNNLFKIFTAAVFVAATFSSCKKDLVLKPTNDLTSDLVYANLAGYKQVLAKAYASYATTGPKGSGDSDLGGIDAGTSDFIRLYWNAQELTTDEGICVWNDPGVYDLNYLTYTADNVLLRGLYTRSLYQITIVNEFLRESTPAKLASRNITGNDAAEIAKFRSEVRFLRAYQYWVLMDLFGNPPFITEANEIGVVAPQQIKRADLFKYVESELLAIEPELTPANEYGRVTRGADQLLLSRLYLNASVYTGTAKNTEAVTYASKVIGGTYALQPAYRNLFLSDNDKNNPEVILSINYDGILTQNFGGTTFLTNASINGDMKPADFGIPGGGWGGIRTRSTLPAIFGISGAFTSNPDSRAMFFGDKSSNDDVGVFTDGLRAVKFRNADRNGNPGPSNNGTFCSIDFPLFRLPEAYLNYAEGVLRGGAGGSLSQAIEYVNKLRRRAYGNDSGNVTTLNLDGVLAERAKEFFWEGYRRTDLIRFGKYTDGSYLWPFKGGVKAGRGVEAFRSIFPLPSADVIANSNLTQNSGY, encoded by the coding sequence ATGAACAATCTATTCAAAATATTTACAGCAGCTGTCTTTGTTGCAGCAACATTTTCATCTTGTAAAAAAGATCTGGTATTAAAACCAACTAATGATCTGACTTCAGATCTGGTTTATGCTAATCTTGCAGGTTATAAACAAGTGCTTGCCAAAGCTTATGCAAGTTATGCAACAACGGGTCCGAAAGGGTCTGGTGATAGTGATCTGGGTGGTATTGATGCTGGAACATCAGATTTTATACGTTTATACTGGAATGCGCAGGAGTTAACTACTGACGAAGGTATTTGTGTATGGAATGACCCGGGAGTTTATGATTTAAACTATCTGACTTATACTGCTGACAATGTCCTGCTGCGTGGATTATATACCAGAAGTTTATACCAGATTACCATTGTCAACGAGTTTCTTCGTGAAAGTACACCGGCGAAATTAGCTTCACGTAATATTACAGGTAATGATGCAGCTGAAATTGCTAAATTCAGATCAGAAGTAAGATTTTTACGTGCCTACCAATATTGGGTGTTAATGGATTTGTTTGGTAACCCTCCATTTATCACTGAAGCCAATGAAATTGGTGTTGTTGCACCACAGCAAATTAAACGTGCTGATTTATTCAAATATGTAGAAAGTGAGTTGTTAGCTATCGAGCCGGAATTAACACCAGCTAATGAATATGGCAGAGTAACCAGAGGTGCAGACCAGCTATTACTGTCCCGTTTATATTTGAATGCTTCAGTTTATACAGGAACAGCTAAAAATACAGAAGCAGTTACTTATGCCAGTAAAGTAATTGGAGGTACGTATGCTTTGCAGCCGGCTTACCGTAATTTATTCCTTTCGGATAATGACAAGAATAACCCGGAAGTGATTTTATCCATTAATTATGATGGTATCCTGACTCAGAACTTTGGAGGTACAACTTTTTTGACGAATGCATCCATTAACGGAGATATGAAACCTGCTGATTTCGGGATTCCAGGTGGTGGTTGGGGTGGTATCCGTACCCGTTCAACTTTACCAGCTATTTTCGGTATATCCGGTGCTTTCACCAGCAATCCGGATTCAAGAGCAATGTTTTTTGGAGATAAATCTTCGAATGATGATGTAGGCGTATTTACTGATGGGTTACGTGCGGTCAAATTCAGAAATGCAGATCGGAATGGTAATCCTGGCCCCTCTAATAATGGTACTTTCTGCTCCATTGATTTTCCTTTATTTCGTTTACCTGAAGCTTATTTAAATTATGCTGAGGGTGTTTTACGTGGAGGAGCCGGTGGTTCCCTTAGCCAGGCTATCGAATATGTAAATAAATTGCGCCGCCGTGCTTATGGTAATGATTCGGGTAATGTGACTACGTTGAATTTAGATGGTGTATTGGCTGAAAGAGCTAAAGAATTCTTCTGGGAGGGTTACAGACGTACAGATTTAATACGTTTTGGTAAGTATACTGACGGTTCTTATTTATGGCCGTTTAAAGGAGGAGTTAAAGCAGGACGTGGTGTAGAAGCATTCCGCAGTATTTTTCCATTGCCTTCAGCAGATGTAATTGCAAATAGCAACTTAACTCAAAATTCTGGTTATTAA
- the pgmB gene encoding beta-phosphoglucomutase: MKDTTIACIFDLDGVLVDTAVYHYQAWKKLANSLGFDFTEAQNEQLKGVNRMRSLDMILNWGGVTKTTAEKEELATLKNSWYVAMISQMSVSEVLPGSLDLLKALKAQGIKIALGSASKNSGLILERTELAHFFDAIVDGNAVTTSKPDPEVFIKGAELLNAAAADCIVFEDASAGVQAAIAAKMAVIGIGTEENLPGADEFHKDLSTVTVEELINLVKEKHSVKG, encoded by the coding sequence ATGAAAGATACGACTATAGCGTGCATTTTTGATTTGGATGGTGTATTGGTAGATACAGCCGTTTATCATTATCAGGCATGGAAAAAACTGGCTAACTCATTGGGTTTTGATTTTACGGAAGCGCAAAATGAACAGCTGAAAGGTGTGAACAGAATGCGCTCTCTGGATATGATTTTAAACTGGGGAGGGGTAACCAAAACTACTGCCGAAAAAGAAGAACTGGCGACTTTGAAAAATAGCTGGTATGTAGCAATGATTAGTCAGATGTCTGTTTCGGAAGTTTTGCCTGGATCACTGGATTTGTTAAAAGCATTAAAGGCACAGGGGATTAAAATTGCATTGGGGTCGGCAAGTAAAAATTCAGGCTTAATCCTGGAAAGAACGGAGCTGGCACATTTTTTTGATGCCATCGTAGACGGTAATGCGGTAACGACTTCAAAACCTGATCCTGAAGTTTTCATTAAAGGGGCGGAGTTATTAAATGCAGCAGCAGCCGATTGTATCGTTTTTGAAGATGCATCAGCAGGTGTACAGGCAGCAATTGCAGCAAAAATGGCTGTAATTGGTATTGGAACGGAAGAGAATTTGCCGGGTGCGGATGAGTTCCATAAAGACCTTTCAACGGTTACTGTTGAAGAATTGATTAATCTGGTTAAAGAAAAGCACAGCGTAAAAGGGTAA
- a CDS encoding glycoside hydrolase family 65 protein, which produces MKNYIEAEEWNIIESGFDPHLNKISESIFSLGNGRMGQRANFEETYSGESLQGNYVAGVYYPDKTRVGWWKNGYPEYFAKVLNAADWMGLELKLDGEVLDLSSCKVTAFQRVLHMKEGYLERTFTAGLASGKQVAVKARRFFSIANDELAALHYQLTPLNFSGQLDLTSFIDGDVKNQDSNYEEKFWDEVSRAQDESGSYLTQRTKKTAFDVITGVKTVVLKNRKTVQLTIDEQPREKYLSESGSAELTLNEGIDIYKIATNLSSQNYATADLLAQAKAVIAAGVVKGFDELLKEQAAAWATKWQEGDIIIEGDVAAQQAIRFNIFQLNQTYTGKDARLNIGPKGFTGEKYGGSTYWDTEAYCIPFYLSTAPQEVSKNLLVYRYKHLEKAIENAEKLGFNKGAALYPMVTMNGEECHNEWEITFEEIHRNGAIAFAIFNYIRYTGDASYLKEYGLEVLIGIARFWKQRVNWSADKKQYVMLGVTGPNEYENNINNNWYTNTLAAWCLKYAMEAAGIVKEEYPEQYQRIVAKTSLAEEKEFADWKEISANIYLPYDEQQGVFLQQDGYLDKEQILVKDLPASERPLNQKWSWDRILRSCYIKQADVLQGMYFFEDDYDLESLRRNFDFYESRTVHESSLSPCVHSILAAKLNDGDRAYEFYLRTARLDLDDYNNDTEDGLHITSMAGTWMSIVEGFGGMRVKNDTLCFNPFLPEQWTSFAFTIGFRGNQFKIKITQDEIMINTTSKELLHINIFNKLQPVQAGETVINYRGLLV; this is translated from the coding sequence ATGAAGAATTACATAGAAGCAGAAGAGTGGAATATCATAGAGAGTGGTTTTGATCCTCATTTGAATAAGATATCTGAAAGTATATTTAGCCTTGGTAATGGCCGGATGGGTCAGCGCGCAAATTTTGAGGAAACTTACAGTGGTGAATCTTTACAGGGAAATTATGTTGCAGGCGTTTATTATCCGGATAAAACCCGTGTTGGCTGGTGGAAAAACGGATACCCTGAATATTTTGCCAAAGTCTTGAATGCAGCAGACTGGATGGGACTGGAGCTGAAACTGGATGGAGAGGTGTTGGATTTAAGCTCATGTAAAGTAACAGCATTCCAAAGAGTGCTGCATATGAAAGAAGGTTATCTGGAACGTACATTCACTGCCGGACTGGCATCAGGGAAACAAGTAGCGGTAAAAGCCAGGCGGTTCTTTAGTATTGCTAATGATGAGCTGGCAGCTTTACACTATCAATTAACACCACTTAATTTTTCGGGTCAACTGGATTTGACCTCGTTCATTGATGGAGATGTGAAGAACCAGGATTCTAATTATGAAGAGAAGTTTTGGGATGAGGTAAGCAGGGCACAGGACGAAAGTGGTTCTTATTTGACACAACGTACTAAAAAAACAGCTTTTGATGTAATTACAGGTGTCAAAACTGTAGTGCTAAAAAATCGTAAAACGGTTCAGTTGACTATAGATGAACAGCCGCGTGAAAAATATCTTTCAGAAAGCGGATCAGCAGAGCTGACATTAAATGAAGGAATTGATATCTATAAAATAGCAACTAACCTTTCGTCACAAAATTATGCAACTGCTGATTTATTAGCACAGGCTAAAGCAGTAATTGCAGCTGGGGTAGTGAAAGGCTTTGATGAATTGTTAAAGGAACAAGCTGCGGCATGGGCAACGAAATGGCAGGAAGGTGATATTATTATTGAAGGAGATGTGGCTGCGCAACAAGCCATCCGTTTCAATATCTTCCAGCTAAATCAAACTTATACAGGAAAAGATGCAAGGTTAAATATTGGCCCGAAAGGCTTTACTGGTGAAAAATACGGAGGTTCGACTTATTGGGATACAGAAGCTTATTGTATTCCTTTCTACTTATCGACCGCGCCACAGGAAGTTTCTAAAAATCTGCTGGTTTACCGGTATAAGCATTTAGAGAAAGCGATTGAGAATGCAGAAAAGTTAGGCTTTAACAAAGGAGCCGCTTTGTATCCGATGGTGACTATGAATGGAGAGGAATGTCACAATGAATGGGAAATTACCTTCGAAGAGATCCATCGGAACGGAGCAATTGCTTTCGCAATTTTTAACTATATCAGGTATACAGGTGATGCTTCTTATTTGAAAGAATATGGCTTGGAAGTACTCATCGGTATTGCCCGTTTCTGGAAACAAAGGGTGAACTGGAGTGCAGATAAAAAGCAATATGTGATGTTAGGTGTAACCGGACCTAACGAGTACGAAAACAATATCAATAACAACTGGTATACCAATACATTAGCTGCCTGGTGTTTAAAATATGCTATGGAAGCTGCAGGAATTGTGAAGGAAGAATATCCGGAGCAATACCAGCGCATTGTAGCTAAAACATCGTTGGCAGAAGAGAAAGAATTTGCGGACTGGAAGGAAATTTCAGCAAACATTTATCTTCCTTATGACGAACAGCAAGGTGTATTTCTTCAGCAAGATGGATATCTGGACAAAGAGCAAATTCTGGTGAAAGATCTTCCCGCATCAGAGCGTCCATTAAATCAGAAATGGAGCTGGGACAGGATTCTGCGTTCTTGTTATATCAAACAGGCAGATGTTTTACAGGGAATGTATTTCTTTGAAGATGATTATGACCTGGAATCGTTAAGAAGGAATTTTGATTTTTATGAATCGCGAACAGTTCATGAGAGCTCTTTGTCACCTTGTGTACATAGTATATTAGCGGCGAAACTGAATGATGGCGACCGGGCATACGAGTTTTATCTGCGTACTGCGCGTTTAGATCTGGATGATTATAACAATGATACAGAAGATGGTCTGCACATTACTTCTATGGCAGGTACCTGGATGAGTATTGTGGAAGGTTTCGGCGGAATGCGCGTGAAAAATGATACGCTTTGTTTCAATCCATTTCTTCCTGAACAATGGACATCATTCGCGTTTACAATTGGTTTCCGCGGAAATCAGTTCAAAATAAAAATTACTCAGGACGAGATTATGATCAATACAACCAGCAAAGAATTGCTGCACATCAATATATTTAATAAGTTACAGCCTGTACAGGCAGGGGAAACCGTAATTAATTACAGAGGACTATTGGTATGA
- a CDS encoding alpha-amylase family protein, whose protein sequence is MKSHYRTLTVFVLLFSGFIDRSMAQQQEKIMIYQLLPRLFGNKQQSNVPYGTIEQNGSGKFNDITAQALDGIKELGTTYVWYTGVISHATLTDYTQAGLPANNARVVKGRAGSPYAVRDYYDVDPDLSVNVNQRMAEFEALIKRTHEKGLKVIIDFVPNHVARQYQSKMKPAGIKDFGEGDDVHVAFSPANDYYYVPGQDFVVPAPKSDQQTPLSVLQQAHYAESPAKATGNNVFSASPSVDDWYETIKLNYGVDQQNGAKEYFTPTPAVWTKMRDILVFWTSKGVDGFRCDMAEMVPLAFWNWVIPEVKKVKPELIFIGEAYDPATYKSFLTTGKFDYLYDKVGLYDGLKKLIRSEDQADVNAIRKVWQQESAGFGDQMLRFLENHDEERIASSGFAGQAELALPAMVVSATLSGGPVMTYFGQEVGEPGRGAEGFGGEDNRTTIFDYWGIPEHQKWMNDGAFDGARLGDQQKQLRNYYKRLLQFAGKSEAVAKGQLWEIPVGGNMNKRMYGYVRYTANQRLLILVNFDRHYRMESQVQIPAEILQNRPLTTAADQLSDLKLTDLKDNTIPIWVLPMQAQIIAF, encoded by the coding sequence ATGAAAAGCCATTACCGGACTTTAACTGTATTTGTTTTACTGTTTTCAGGATTTATAGATAGAAGTATGGCGCAACAGCAGGAAAAAATAATGATCTATCAGCTTTTGCCAAGGTTATTTGGCAATAAGCAGCAAAGTAATGTTCCTTATGGAACTATTGAGCAAAATGGCAGTGGTAAGTTTAATGACATCACTGCGCAGGCATTGGATGGAATTAAAGAACTCGGGACCACTTACGTTTGGTATACCGGGGTAATTTCCCATGCCACATTAACGGATTACACTCAGGCCGGATTACCTGCTAATAATGCAAGGGTAGTCAAAGGCAGAGCTGGTTCTCCTTATGCAGTCAGAGATTATTATGATGTAGATCCTGATTTATCAGTGAACGTTAACCAGCGGATGGCTGAGTTTGAGGCGCTGATTAAAAGGACGCATGAAAAAGGACTTAAAGTGATTATTGACTTTGTGCCTAACCATGTGGCCCGTCAGTATCAGTCAAAAATGAAACCTGCGGGAATTAAAGATTTTGGCGAGGGTGATGATGTGCATGTGGCATTCAGCCCGGCTAATGATTACTATTATGTGCCCGGACAGGATTTTGTTGTTCCGGCTCCTAAATCAGATCAGCAGACGCCGCTTTCTGTTTTGCAGCAGGCACATTATGCAGAATCACCTGCAAAAGCTACAGGAAACAATGTTTTTTCAGCAAGCCCTTCGGTAGATGACTGGTATGAAACGATCAAGTTAAACTATGGGGTGGATCAGCAGAACGGGGCAAAGGAATATTTTACGCCAACGCCTGCAGTCTGGACTAAGATGAGAGATATTTTGGTTTTCTGGACTTCCAAAGGTGTAGATGGTTTCCGTTGTGATATGGCAGAAATGGTTCCGCTTGCTTTTTGGAACTGGGTAATTCCGGAAGTGAAAAAAGTAAAGCCCGAATTGATTTTTATTGGAGAGGCTTATGATCCTGCTACTTATAAATCATTCTTAACTACAGGCAAATTTGATTATTTATATGATAAGGTTGGTTTGTATGATGGGTTGAAAAAACTGATCAGAAGTGAAGACCAGGCTGATGTGAATGCGATCAGAAAAGTATGGCAGCAGGAAAGTGCTGGCTTTGGAGATCAGATGCTGCGTTTCCTGGAAAATCATGATGAGGAGCGGATTGCTTCTTCAGGTTTTGCCGGGCAGGCAGAGTTAGCGCTGCCTGCGATGGTGGTTTCAGCTACTTTATCTGGCGGCCCAGTGATGACTTATTTTGGCCAGGAAGTGGGTGAGCCGGGAAGAGGTGCAGAAGGTTTTGGTGGAGAGGATAACCGCACTACTATTTTTGATTACTGGGGAATTCCGGAACACCAGAAATGGATGAACGATGGTGCTTTTGACGGTGCCAGATTAGGTGATCAGCAAAAGCAACTTCGTAATTATTATAAAAGACTGCTGCAGTTTGCAGGTAAATCTGAGGCCGTTGCGAAAGGTCAGTTATGGGAAATCCCGGTTGGTGGTAATATGAATAAAAGGATGTACGGTTATGTCCGCTATACGGCAAATCAGCGGTTACTGATCCTGGTAAACTTTGACCGTCATTACAGAATGGAAAGCCAGGTACAGATTCCGGCTGAGATTTTACAAAACCGTCCTTTGACCACTGCTGCAGATCAATTGTCAGACTTAAAGTTAACTGATCTTAAAGATAACACCATACCAATTTGGGTATTGCCAATGCAAGCGCAAATTATAGCATTCTAA
- a CDS encoding glycoside hydrolase family 13 protein, translating into MKKLLIVLFVLFTANAWAQVKLDHVEPMFWWAGMKNPKLQLLVHGKNITGYKVQLNYPGVKLIAVHQVENPDYLFIDLEVTAEAKAGKFPISFMDKGKKVSAYSYELKNRDQSASRIQGVTNKDFIYLLMPDRFSNGDPSNDVVKGLAETKFNRDSMYYRHGGDIQGVINHLDYLKATGVTTIWMTPEIENDMTSASYHGYAVTDHYKIDPRYGTNALYKTYVDKVHAKGMKVIKDIVHNHIGTGHWIFKDMPMKNWVNQWPAYTQTSHRDESVMDPHASAADRKKQLDGWFVPSMADLNERNPYVQNYLTQNHIWWIEYAGIDGLRLDTYAYNDPEYMADWALKLKAEFPTLSIFGETLVNSVASQAYFTQGNTVNRGFDTHLPGVTDNMMKIAVYEALNSKNGWTDGIFRLYNVVSQDFLYQDPTRNVIYWDNHDMSRFYSMIQEDMNKYKSGMAILLTMRGIPQLYYGTEILMKNFSDPDGLVRSDFPGGWKGDTADKFTAAGRTPKENEAWNYVSKLAVYRTRSEALQNGKMMQFVPEDGVYVYFRYITEGKQGKDVMVILNSEDKAKTLDTSRFAERMKNTSSAINVISGAQINTVKNISVPAKTTLVLELN; encoded by the coding sequence ATGAAGAAACTATTAATTGTACTATTTGTTCTGTTTACTGCAAATGCATGGGCACAGGTAAAACTGGATCATGTAGAACCCATGTTCTGGTGGGCAGGAATGAAAAACCCAAAACTTCAGCTCCTGGTCCATGGTAAAAATATAACTGGCTATAAAGTACAGTTAAATTATCCGGGAGTAAAATTAATAGCAGTTCATCAAGTAGAGAATCCGGATTATTTGTTCATTGATCTGGAAGTTACTGCGGAAGCTAAGGCAGGTAAATTCCCCATCTCTTTTATGGATAAAGGAAAGAAGGTTTCGGCGTATAGTTATGAGCTGAAAAACAGAGACCAGTCGGCTTCAAGAATTCAGGGCGTAACGAATAAAGACTTTATTTATTTGCTGATGCCGGACCGGTTTTCCAATGGAGATCCATCAAATGATGTAGTTAAAGGGCTCGCAGAAACTAAATTCAACCGTGATTCTATGTATTACCGTCATGGTGGAGATATTCAGGGCGTAATCAATCACCTGGATTATTTAAAAGCAACAGGAGTAACAACCATCTGGATGACACCAGAGATAGAAAATGATATGACCTCAGCGTCTTATCATGGTTATGCCGTAACTGATCATTATAAAATTGATCCGCGTTACGGGACTAATGCTTTATATAAAACTTATGTAGACAAGGTGCATGCTAAAGGCATGAAAGTTATTAAAGATATTGTGCATAATCATATCGGAACAGGACACTGGATATTTAAAGATATGCCAATGAAAAACTGGGTGAATCAGTGGCCGGCCTATACACAAACAAGCCACCGTGATGAATCTGTAATGGATCCGCATGCTTCAGCTGCGGACAGGAAAAAACAACTCGACGGCTGGTTTGTACCCAGTATGGCCGATTTGAATGAAAGAAACCCTTATGTGCAAAATTACCTGACTCAAAACCATATCTGGTGGATAGAATATGCTGGAATTGATGGACTAAGGCTGGATACTTATGCTTATAATGATCCGGAATATATGGCGGACTGGGCTTTAAAATTGAAAGCTGAATTTCCTACTTTATCTATTTTCGGAGAGACTCTGGTAAATTCAGTAGCCTCACAGGCTTATTTCACACAAGGAAATACAGTAAACAGAGGTTTTGATACGCATTTACCAGGTGTGACCGATAATATGATGAAAATTGCGGTTTATGAAGCTTTGAATAGTAAAAATGGCTGGACAGATGGTATCTTCAGGTTATATAATGTGGTTTCGCAAGATTTCCTGTATCAGGATCCCACGCGCAACGTTATCTATTGGGATAACCATGATATGAGCCGTTTTTATTCGATGATTCAGGAAGATATGAACAAGTATAAATCTGGTATGGCGATTTTACTGACCATGCGCGGTATTCCTCAGCTATATTATGGAACAGAAATTCTGATGAAGAATTTTTCTGATCCTGATGGTTTGGTCCGTTCGGATTTTCCGGGTGGATGGAAAGGAGATACCGCAGATAAATTTACGGCTGCGGGCCGTACGCCAAAAGAAAATGAAGCCTGGAATTATGTGAGTAAGCTGGCTGTTTACCGGACCAGGAGTGAAGCTCTGCAAAATGGAAAAATGATGCAATTTGTTCCAGAAGATGGTGTGTATGTTTATTTCAGGTATATTACTGAAGGAAAGCAAGGTAAAGACGTGATGGTCATCTTGAATAGCGAAGATAAAGCCAAAACGCTGGATACCTCAAGATTTGCAGAAAGAATGAAAAATACAAGCTCGGCGATCAACGTGATCAGCGGAGCACAAATAAATACAGTGAAGAACATCAGTGTCCCTGCTAAAACAACACTGGTACTAGAATTGAATTAA